In a single window of the Arthrobacter zhangbolii genome:
- a CDS encoding methylated-DNA--[protein]-cysteine S-methyltransferase, which yields MMTHKIITSPVGVLSLVATDGVLSALRLGPPTELTGAGTPYGLAAEQGFEDVERQLAEYFDGRRCCFTVRVAPRGTDFQRSVWERVGSITYGSTATYKSLALGLGDAAKARSVGAALSRNPLNIVVPTHRVLGSRGALTGYSGGLEAKQYLLELEQSPGTEALRRSCSHTDKVPA from the coding sequence ATGATGACTCACAAGATCATTACTTCGCCCGTCGGGGTGCTTAGCCTCGTCGCGACCGACGGTGTCCTCTCCGCGTTGAGGCTGGGCCCGCCGACTGAACTGACCGGAGCGGGTACACCCTACGGCCTGGCAGCTGAGCAGGGCTTTGAAGACGTGGAGCGGCAACTGGCGGAGTACTTCGACGGCAGGCGATGCTGCTTCACAGTGCGCGTTGCTCCCAGGGGCACTGACTTCCAGCGCAGCGTCTGGGAGCGGGTGGGAAGCATTACCTACGGCTCAACCGCCACTTATAAATCGCTGGCACTGGGCTTGGGAGATGCAGCCAAGGCGCGCAGCGTAGGGGCGGCGTTGTCCCGCAATCCGCTCAACATCGTTGTACCGACGCACAGAGTTCTCGGTTCCCGGGGAGCACTGACGGGATATTCCGGCGGGCTGGAAGCGAAACAGTATCTTCTGGAGCTCGAACAGTCACCCGGCACCGAGGCACTCCGACGATCCTGCAGTCACACGGACAAAGTGCCTGCCTAG
- a CDS encoding STM3941 family protein, which produces MDSDTAGDRFTAVVVGAIGCVFFGAGGAFIVWKKLREPAVLTLTPAGIRVQSAGFIPWANLDAVGVGRTPDGPYGAKIIGIRVKSQKQLVETMSPQEQRLMRGAARVGRAAGFALQAGRHPGQKALRSVPRQDPVAIMEWTRSTTGWDLSWSPMLFNHRSTTVVEMVETYHRSVRRSSSPDTFPPHR; this is translated from the coding sequence CTGGACAGTGACACGGCGGGCGACCGCTTCACCGCCGTAGTGGTCGGCGCCATTGGATGCGTCTTTTTCGGCGCCGGCGGGGCCTTCATTGTCTGGAAAAAGCTGAGGGAACCCGCTGTGCTGACCCTTACTCCGGCCGGGATCAGGGTGCAGTCTGCCGGGTTTATCCCATGGGCTAACCTCGACGCCGTCGGCGTGGGCCGGACACCGGACGGTCCATACGGAGCGAAGATCATCGGTATCCGGGTGAAATCCCAGAAACAGCTCGTGGAAACGATGAGTCCGCAGGAGCAACGCCTCATGCGCGGTGCCGCCAGGGTAGGCAGGGCAGCAGGGTTTGCCCTGCAGGCCGGCAGGCATCCGGGTCAGAAAGCACTCCGGTCCGTACCCCGGCAGGATCCTGTGGCGATCATGGAGTGGACCCGCAGTACCACCGGCTGGGACCTGAGCTGGTCCCCGATGCTCTTCAACCACCGCAGTACCACCGTGGTCGAGATGGTCGAAACGTATCACCGGAGTGTGCGGCGTTCCTCCAGCCCTGACACCTTTCCTCCACACCGCTGA
- a CDS encoding ACP S-malonyltransferase has translation MLAIVCPGQGSQTPGFLAPWLELPGVRDHLTALSDVVGLDLIAHGTVSDEETIKDTAVAQPLIVAAGLMAGRLLLDPSALTSATVLAGHSVGEITASAIAGALPEKDALVFVRERANAMARAAAVEPTGMSAVLGGDPDDVAAALEAAGLTAANANGGGQVVAAGTHNQLEVLTAAPPAKARVIPLKVAGAFHTSHMAPAVTVLEALRPSLSPQDPLPTLLSNRDGAAVVSGEANLDSLIAQVSRPVRWDLCMENMVAMGVTGILELPPAGTLTGLARRGMKGVPTLALKSPEDLPAAREFILEHSGTAATTGEGNA, from the coding sequence GTGCTTGCAATTGTCTGCCCCGGCCAGGGGTCCCAAACGCCAGGATTCCTCGCACCGTGGCTGGAACTGCCCGGCGTAAGGGATCACCTCACCGCGCTCAGCGACGTCGTCGGGCTGGACCTGATTGCCCACGGCACCGTTTCCGATGAGGAAACCATCAAGGACACCGCCGTGGCGCAGCCGCTTATCGTGGCGGCCGGACTAATGGCGGGCCGGCTGCTGCTGGACCCTTCTGCCCTCACCTCGGCCACCGTCCTTGCCGGGCACTCCGTCGGTGAGATCACCGCATCCGCCATTGCCGGAGCCCTGCCGGAAAAGGATGCCCTGGTGTTCGTCAGGGAGCGGGCCAATGCCATGGCCCGGGCGGCGGCCGTGGAACCCACCGGCATGAGCGCCGTCCTGGGCGGCGACCCGGATGATGTTGCTGCCGCGCTCGAAGCAGCGGGCCTCACCGCGGCCAACGCCAACGGCGGCGGCCAGGTGGTAGCGGCCGGAACCCACAACCAGCTCGAAGTGCTCACCGCTGCCCCGCCGGCCAAGGCCAGGGTCATCCCGCTGAAGGTCGCCGGCGCCTTCCACACATCACACATGGCCCCCGCAGTGACTGTCCTTGAAGCCCTGCGTCCGTCCCTGTCCCCCCAAGACCCCCTGCCGACCCTGCTCTCGAACCGCGACGGTGCCGCCGTGGTCTCCGGTGAAGCAAACCTCGACAGCCTGATAGCCCAGGTATCCCGGCCCGTACGCTGGGACCTTTGCATGGAAAACATGGTTGCCATGGGCGTAACCGGCATCCTGGAACTGCCGCCGGCCGGAACCCTTACAGGACTGGCCCGCCGCGGCATGAAGGGTGTGCCGACCCTGGCCCTGAAATCCCCCGAAGACCTACCAGCTGCCCGTGAGTTCATCCTTGAACACTCAGGCACGGCAGCTACAACCGGAGAAGGTAACGCGTGA
- a CDS encoding beta-ketoacyl-ACP synthase III, with the protein MSTPTLKQSPVNEFSRIHGIGAFRPDVIVSNDDVCQWIESSDEWIRQRTGIITRHRADKGTSVIDMAEAAGREALENAGIDGSQLGAVIVSTVTHPYATPSAATQITERLGATPAPAYDVSAACAGYCYGIAQADALVRSGAANYVLVIGVEKLSDIIDNTERTISFLLGDGAGAVVVGPSDTPGIAPSVWGSDGSKSGAIGMTHSMLDVRELSLAAESDGGVSAAELRETKLWPTLRQDGQTVFRWAVWEMAKAAQQALDAAGITAEDLSAFVPHQANMRIIDEMAKQLKLPESVVIARDIADAGNTSAASIPLATYRLLKEHPELSGKLSLQIGFGAGLVFGAQVVVLP; encoded by the coding sequence GTGAGCACGCCCACCCTGAAGCAGTCCCCCGTCAACGAGTTCAGCCGCATTCACGGCATCGGCGCGTTCCGCCCCGACGTCATTGTCAGCAACGACGATGTGTGCCAGTGGATTGAGTCCTCCGACGAATGGATCCGCCAGCGCACCGGCATCATCACCCGGCACCGTGCCGACAAGGGCACGTCGGTGATCGACATGGCCGAGGCCGCCGGCCGCGAAGCCCTGGAAAACGCCGGTATTGACGGCTCGCAGCTGGGCGCCGTCATTGTTTCCACCGTGACCCACCCCTACGCCACCCCCTCCGCCGCCACGCAGATCACCGAACGGCTCGGAGCCACCCCCGCCCCGGCCTACGACGTCTCGGCCGCCTGCGCCGGATACTGCTACGGCATTGCCCAGGCAGACGCTCTGGTGCGCTCCGGCGCCGCCAACTACGTACTGGTCATCGGTGTCGAAAAGCTCTCTGACATCATCGACAACACCGAGCGCACCATTTCGTTCCTGCTGGGCGACGGCGCCGGCGCCGTCGTTGTCGGCCCCTCAGACACACCCGGCATCGCGCCCTCGGTCTGGGGATCCGACGGCAGTAAGTCCGGGGCGATCGGCATGACCCACTCCATGCTGGACGTCCGCGAACTCTCACTTGCCGCAGAGTCCGATGGCGGCGTCAGCGCCGCGGAGCTGCGCGAAACCAAGCTCTGGCCCACCCTGCGCCAGGACGGCCAGACCGTCTTCCGCTGGGCAGTCTGGGAAATGGCCAAGGCAGCCCAGCAGGCTCTTGATGCCGCCGGCATTACCGCCGAGGACCTGTCCGCGTTTGTACCGCACCAGGCGAACATGCGCATCATCGACGAAATGGCCAAGCAGCTCAAGCTGCCCGAGTCGGTCGTCATCGCCCGCGACATCGCCGACGCCGGAAACACCTCCGCAGCGTCCATCCCGCTGGCCACCTACCGGCTGCTGAAGGAACACCCTGAACTGAGCGGCAAGCTTTCGCTGCAGATCGGTTTTGGTGCCGGCCTCGTGTTCGGCGCCCAGGTAGTGGTCCTCCCCTAG
- a CDS encoding PucR family transcriptional regulator, which produces MPVSSSKPAASAQRPAADATTVDRLKANIGRLSTATLQQLDISLPWYRGLRPDERSALGMVAQKGIASFVNWYQRPASPAWVLSDVFGTAPTELTRSISLQKALQLIRVVVQVVEDRVPELAANEVQASLREAVLRYSREVAFAAADVYARAAETRGAWDTRLEALVVDAILRGESSDALRSRIAAVGWTSTAPVTVMVGGSPAEANASFVNELRRATGRLAEDTLVGIQGERLILVLGGLEDKSFSYTRLSELFGPGPVVYGPPAASLVEAGPSAQAAFAGLTAARAWPAAPRPVAADDLWPERVMSGDDTARQALVESIYRPLLGASNGLAETLGAYLSLGHSLEATARELFVHANTVRYRLRRVCDVTGWDPMLPREAFVLQTALVVGRLAPAGKAAPEKPPARL; this is translated from the coding sequence ATGCCAGTGAGTTCCAGTAAGCCAGCCGCCTCCGCACAGCGGCCGGCGGCAGACGCCACCACGGTGGACCGTCTCAAAGCCAATATCGGCAGGTTGTCCACTGCCACCTTGCAGCAGCTTGATATTTCGCTGCCCTGGTATCGGGGCCTGCGCCCGGACGAGCGGTCAGCACTGGGCATGGTGGCACAAAAAGGCATCGCCTCCTTTGTCAACTGGTACCAGCGCCCGGCCTCGCCGGCCTGGGTGCTGAGCGACGTCTTCGGCACTGCGCCCACGGAACTGACCCGCTCCATCAGCCTGCAGAAGGCCCTGCAGCTGATCCGGGTGGTGGTCCAGGTGGTGGAGGACCGCGTGCCGGAGCTCGCTGCCAACGAAGTGCAGGCCTCGCTCCGTGAAGCAGTGTTGCGCTATTCCCGGGAAGTCGCTTTTGCCGCTGCCGACGTTTACGCCCGTGCGGCTGAAACCCGCGGCGCCTGGGACACCCGCCTGGAGGCACTGGTGGTGGACGCGATCCTGCGGGGCGAGAGTTCGGATGCCCTGCGCTCCCGGATCGCCGCGGTGGGGTGGACCTCGACGGCGCCGGTAACCGTAATGGTGGGCGGCTCCCCTGCCGAAGCCAACGCCTCCTTCGTCAACGAACTGCGCCGCGCCACGGGGCGGCTGGCCGAGGACACCCTGGTGGGCATCCAAGGTGAACGGCTGATCCTGGTGCTGGGCGGTCTGGAGGACAAATCCTTCTCCTACACCCGGCTGTCCGAACTGTTCGGTCCGGGACCGGTGGTCTACGGACCACCCGCAGCATCGCTCGTGGAAGCCGGGCCCTCCGCGCAGGCAGCCTTTGCCGGGCTTACGGCTGCGCGTGCCTGGCCCGCGGCTCCACGTCCCGTTGCTGCCGACGATCTCTGGCCCGAACGGGTGATGTCCGGCGACGACACGGCACGCCAGGCACTGGTGGAAAGCATCTACCGGCCCCTTCTGGGCGCATCCAACGGACTTGCCGAAACACTCGGCGCCTACCTCTCACTTGGCCACTCCCTCGAGGCCACCGCCCGGGAACTCTTTGTCCATGCCAACACCGTGCGGTACCGGCTCCGGCGCGTCTGCGACGTCACCGGATGGGATCCGATGCTGCCGCGTGAGGCCTTCGTGCTGCAGACGGCCCTGGTTGTCGGGCGCCTGGCGCCAGCGGGCAAAGCGGCACCGGAAAAGCCTCCGGCACGCCTCTAA
- the fabF gene encoding beta-ketoacyl-ACP synthase II has translation MARKVVITGLGATTPIGGDVPTMWKNALQGVSGARTLEDEWVEKYSLPVTFAARVTTPATEVLSRVEAKRMDPSTQFAVVAAREAWADSGLEDVDQDRLAVTFATGIGGVWTLLDAWDTLREKGPRRVLPMTVPMLMPNGPAAAVSLDLGARAGAHTPVSACASGTEALHQGLELIRSGKADIVVAGGAEACIHPMPMASFASMQALSKRNDDPQHASRPYDRDRDGFVMGEGAGALVLESEEHAIARGARIYAELAGTAVTADAYHITAPDPEGLGATRALKAALFDARAQAEDVVHVNAHATSTPVGDKPEYTALKAALGSALDGVAVSATKSQMGHLLGASGAVEAVLTALAVYERQAPVTINLDNQDPEIPLDVVTAERKLRDGDIVALSNSFGFGGHNAVAVLRNH, from the coding sequence ATGGCCCGCAAAGTAGTCATCACAGGCCTTGGCGCGACCACGCCCATCGGCGGGGACGTCCCCACGATGTGGAAGAACGCACTGCAGGGCGTCTCCGGCGCCCGGACGCTGGAAGACGAATGGGTGGAGAAATACTCCCTGCCCGTCACCTTCGCCGCGCGGGTCACCACTCCCGCCACTGAGGTCCTCTCCCGGGTTGAAGCCAAGCGCATGGACCCGTCCACCCAGTTCGCCGTCGTCGCCGCCCGCGAAGCGTGGGCCGACTCGGGACTGGAGGACGTAGACCAGGACCGGCTCGCCGTCACCTTCGCCACCGGCATCGGCGGTGTCTGGACCCTGCTCGATGCGTGGGACACCCTGCGTGAGAAGGGTCCGCGGCGTGTGCTGCCCATGACCGTTCCCATGCTGATGCCCAACGGTCCCGCCGCTGCCGTCTCCCTGGATCTGGGCGCCCGTGCCGGCGCACATACCCCCGTTTCCGCCTGCGCATCCGGCACCGAGGCCCTGCACCAGGGCCTGGAACTGATCCGCTCAGGCAAGGCCGACATTGTCGTCGCCGGCGGTGCCGAGGCCTGCATCCACCCGATGCCGATGGCTTCCTTCGCCTCCATGCAGGCGCTGTCCAAACGCAACGATGATCCGCAGCATGCCTCGCGGCCTTATGACCGGGACCGTGACGGCTTTGTCATGGGCGAAGGCGCCGGCGCCCTGGTGCTGGAGAGCGAAGAGCACGCCATCGCCCGCGGTGCGCGCATCTACGCCGAACTGGCCGGCACCGCGGTGACCGCCGATGCCTACCACATCACCGCACCGGATCCGGAAGGACTGGGCGCCACCCGGGCCCTGAAGGCCGCACTCTTCGATGCCCGTGCCCAGGCCGAGGACGTAGTCCACGTCAACGCGCACGCCACGTCCACCCCGGTGGGCGACAAGCCCGAGTACACCGCTCTGAAGGCCGCCCTCGGCAGCGCCCTGGACGGCGTGGCGGTCTCCGCGACCAAGTCCCAGATGGGCCACCTGCTGGGTGCCTCGGGTGCCGTGGAAGCGGTCCTGACCGCACTGGCCGTGTACGAGCGCCAGGCCCCGGTCACGATCAACCTGGACAACCAGGACCCGGAAATCCCGCTGGACGTGGTGACTGCCGAACGCAAACTGCGCGACGGTGACATTGTTGCGCTGAGCAATTCCTTCGGCTTCGGCGGCCACAATGCCGTAGCAGTGCTCCGCAACCACTGA
- a CDS encoding YraN family protein produces MRAKDILGSRGEELAARYLTEAGLSVIDRNWRCPDGEIDLVAVDGATLVIVEVKTRSSLNFGHPFEAISPAKLARLHHLGAAWVRAHNRYYAHRRIDAVAVLDDGTGSPVLEHLRGIS; encoded by the coding sequence ATGAGAGCCAAAGACATACTAGGCAGCCGCGGCGAAGAACTCGCGGCACGGTATCTGACCGAGGCAGGGCTGAGTGTTATCGACCGGAACTGGCGCTGCCCGGACGGGGAGATAGATCTGGTGGCGGTGGACGGAGCAACCCTGGTGATAGTGGAGGTCAAGACGCGCTCGTCCCTGAACTTCGGCCACCCCTTTGAAGCCATCAGCCCCGCCAAACTGGCACGCCTGCACCATCTGGGTGCAGCGTGGGTGCGGGCGCATAACAGATATTATGCGCATCGACGGATAGACGCGGTGGCAGTGCTGGATGACGGCACCGGTTCGCCCGTGCTCGAGCACCTGAGGGGGATTTCCTGA
- a CDS encoding YifB family Mg chelatase-like AAA ATPase — protein sequence MSLGRTYGVGLVGLQGRMVEVEADIGQSLPSFILLGLPDASLNESRDRVKSAAKNAGLPLSRRRITVNLMPADVPKHGSGFDLAIAVAALCAGGALRSPGRCVFLAELGLDSRLRPIRGVLPAVMAAVAAGYTDFVVAEENAAEAALVPSARVRGCSSLAQVAAGLGADPELLAFPAPVAGGAGAEAEEDPGVPAVPDLSDVSGQQEARFAIEVAAAGAHHLLMTGPPGAGKTMLAERLPGILPDLPDDQAMEVTAIHSLAWQGRPCRELLRRPPFQSPHHTASTAAVIGGGSGIPRPGAASRAHRGVLFLDEAPEYERRVLDGLRQPLESGQLVLHRAAGTAVYPARFQLILAANPCPCGLATGKGIECTCTPQQRRRYFSRLSGPLLDRVDLQLSVRRVALGDYFSTETPETSSTVAERVHRARHLQKERLRPLNCETNAEVPGGLLRDALRPRPKATAALDRAMERQLLTARGYDRVLRVAWTIADLAGHGTPDADDVGQALGFRTQGAAA from the coding sequence ATGAGTCTGGGCCGCACCTATGGCGTGGGACTCGTGGGTCTCCAGGGCAGGATGGTGGAAGTCGAGGCGGACATCGGCCAGTCCCTCCCTTCGTTTATTCTGCTCGGCCTGCCGGATGCGTCGCTGAACGAGTCCCGCGACCGGGTGAAGTCTGCCGCGAAGAATGCCGGATTGCCGTTGAGCAGGCGCCGTATCACGGTGAACCTTATGCCCGCGGACGTCCCAAAACACGGATCAGGTTTCGATCTGGCCATAGCCGTGGCCGCACTGTGCGCCGGCGGTGCGCTCCGCAGCCCCGGAAGGTGCGTTTTTCTTGCAGAACTGGGACTCGACAGCAGATTGCGGCCGATCCGCGGCGTCCTTCCGGCCGTGATGGCGGCGGTAGCCGCCGGGTATACGGATTTCGTCGTGGCCGAGGAGAACGCAGCGGAAGCGGCACTGGTTCCCTCCGCCCGGGTGCGGGGCTGCTCCTCCCTGGCACAGGTCGCTGCCGGCCTGGGAGCTGACCCGGAACTGCTGGCATTCCCCGCTCCGGTCGCCGGCGGGGCCGGCGCCGAAGCGGAAGAGGACCCGGGAGTGCCAGCGGTACCGGATCTTTCCGATGTGTCCGGACAACAGGAGGCACGGTTCGCCATCGAGGTTGCGGCCGCCGGCGCTCACCATCTTCTGATGACCGGACCCCCGGGAGCGGGGAAAACCATGCTGGCCGAGCGGCTGCCCGGTATCCTCCCGGACCTGCCCGACGATCAGGCGATGGAAGTGACCGCAATTCATTCACTGGCCTGGCAGGGACGCCCGTGCCGTGAGTTGCTGCGCCGGCCGCCGTTCCAAAGCCCGCATCACACGGCGTCCACTGCTGCAGTGATTGGAGGCGGTTCGGGCATTCCCCGCCCCGGCGCAGCGTCCCGGGCCCACAGGGGTGTGCTTTTCCTGGATGAGGCACCTGAATACGAGCGACGGGTATTGGACGGATTGCGTCAGCCGTTGGAAAGCGGGCAGCTCGTGCTGCACAGGGCCGCCGGCACTGCCGTATACCCTGCCCGTTTCCAGCTGATACTGGCAGCGAATCCCTGCCCGTGTGGTTTGGCGACGGGGAAAGGCATCGAATGTACCTGCACCCCGCAGCAGCGGCGACGGTACTTTAGCCGTCTCTCCGGTCCGCTGCTCGACCGCGTAGACCTGCAGCTCAGCGTGCGGAGGGTTGCGCTGGGCGATTACTTTTCCACTGAGACACCGGAAACAAGCTCAACTGTTGCGGAGCGGGTACACAGGGCCAGGCACCTCCAAAAGGAACGGCTGAGGCCGTTGAACTGCGAAACGAACGCCGAGGTTCCCGGCGGGCTGCTCCGGGACGCGCTGCGTCCCCGGCCCAAAGCTACCGCCGCCCTGGACCGGGCCATGGAGCGGCAGCTGCTGACGGCGCGCGGCTATGACCGTGTACTCCGCGTCGCCTGGACCATCGCAGACCTCGCCGGTCATGGCACCCCGGACGCCGACGACGTCGGTCAGGCGTTGGGCTTCCGGACCCAGGGGGCTGCGGCATGA
- the dprA gene encoding DNA-processing protein DprA has protein sequence MSVDLLRARAALSRLFEPSDMVGLALVSAAGPEQALQIATGGRQVSSALIHKTAGILTSVGVAGKGYALAEGLKRWRPRVADLAPDRDLETIRRLGGELLIPEDPRWPEALSHLELGMPLCLWVRGQLAGGLPDMKRTVALVGSRDATGYGLSITGDLSAGLASRGYTVVSGGAYGIDAQAHRAALAATLPEAAGSGISTIAVMACGADRFYPAGNEDLLRAIAEHGLLLSEVPPGSAPTRWRFLQRNRIIAALSAVTVVVEARWRSGALNTAHHAAELGREVGAVPGSVYSANSAGCHRLLRDGSAVCVTDAQEVAELAGPLTQEVPEVAQAVESASQSGPGSAARAREKRSDHDGLAVEDLLLLDALPVRSDTSIDKLASVAGLPVAGVRAGLARLELEGLAIRAGPDGWRRGKR, from the coding sequence ATGAGTGTCGACCTTCTCCGTGCCCGCGCCGCACTGTCCAGATTGTTCGAACCTTCGGACATGGTGGGTCTTGCCCTGGTGTCTGCAGCCGGACCGGAGCAGGCGTTGCAGATAGCCACCGGGGGACGGCAGGTTTCCTCAGCGCTCATACACAAAACCGCCGGCATCCTGACCTCAGTGGGCGTGGCCGGAAAGGGATACGCCCTCGCAGAGGGACTGAAACGCTGGCGTCCGCGGGTTGCTGATCTGGCTCCTGACAGAGATCTGGAAACCATCAGGCGGCTGGGTGGTGAGCTGCTCATCCCGGAGGACCCGCGTTGGCCTGAGGCGCTGTCCCATCTGGAGCTCGGGATGCCGCTGTGCCTGTGGGTCCGGGGACAGCTGGCGGGCGGGCTCCCCGATATGAAACGTACGGTGGCTCTTGTCGGATCCCGGGACGCCACGGGCTACGGCCTGTCCATCACTGGGGATCTCTCGGCGGGTTTGGCCAGCCGGGGATACACCGTTGTTTCAGGAGGCGCCTACGGCATTGATGCCCAGGCACACCGTGCTGCGCTCGCCGCAACACTTCCGGAGGCAGCCGGCTCCGGGATATCTACCATCGCGGTAATGGCCTGCGGTGCGGACCGGTTCTATCCGGCGGGCAACGAAGACCTGCTCCGTGCAATTGCGGAACACGGGCTGCTGCTGTCGGAGGTACCGCCCGGGTCAGCACCGACACGGTGGAGGTTCCTGCAGCGGAACCGCATCATCGCCGCACTGAGTGCGGTGACAGTGGTGGTCGAGGCACGGTGGCGTTCCGGGGCACTGAACACCGCACATCACGCGGCAGAATTGGGACGGGAGGTCGGGGCGGTTCCCGGATCGGTGTACTCAGCCAACTCCGCCGGCTGCCACCGGTTGCTGCGTGACGGCAGCGCCGTCTGCGTAACTGATGCCCAGGAAGTCGCCGAGCTGGCCGGGCCGCTGACGCAGGAAGTACCCGAGGTGGCCCAAGCTGTGGAATCCGCATCGCAGTCCGGGCCCGGGTCGGCCGCACGGGCCCGGGAGAAGAGATCAGACCACGATGGTTTGGCAGTCGAAGATCTCCTCCTTCTGGACGCCCTTCCCGTACGCAGCGACACCTCCATCGACAAACTCGCCTCGGTGGCCGGGCTGCCGGTGGCGGGAGTGCGTGCAGGGCTGGCCAGGCTGGAACTGGAAGGCCTCGCAATCCGTGCCGGACCCGACGGGTGGCGCCGCGGTAAACGCTAG
- a CDS encoding DUF3145 domain-containing protein, producing MSVVMARGVLFVHSAPSALCPHIEWAIGSVVEKRTDLQWTPQPAAPGMVRAEIAWSGPQGTGSLLASALRGWAHLRYEVTEDQSPGADGSRWAHTPELGIFHAATDVHGNIMVSEDRIRYAYENGAGDPSAVYHELSLALGEAWDEELEPFRHAADGAPVRWLHQVG from the coding sequence ATGTCTGTTGTGATGGCGCGCGGAGTACTCTTTGTGCACTCTGCCCCTTCCGCGTTGTGCCCTCATATTGAGTGGGCCATTGGATCCGTCGTTGAAAAGCGAACGGATCTACAGTGGACCCCTCAGCCTGCCGCGCCCGGAATGGTCCGCGCCGAGATCGCATGGTCCGGGCCGCAGGGGACCGGCTCCCTTCTGGCTTCCGCCCTGCGCGGCTGGGCGCACCTCCGCTATGAAGTGACCGAGGACCAGAGTCCGGGCGCCGACGGAAGCCGCTGGGCACACACCCCCGAACTGGGGATCTTCCACGCCGCCACCGATGTCCACGGGAACATCATGGTTTCCGAGGACCGCATCCGCTACGCCTACGAGAACGGCGCCGGAGACCCCTCGGCGGTTTACCACGAGCTGTCCCTGGCCCTCGGCGAAGCCTGGGACGAGGAACTGGAGCCGTTCCGTCATGCTGCCGACGGCGCTCCGGTGCGCTGGCTGCACCAGGTCGGCTAA
- a CDS encoding acyl carrier protein — translation MASNEEILAGLAEIVNEETGLAPEAVELDKSFTDDLDIDSISMMTIVVNAEEKFGVRIPDEEVKNLKTVGDAVDFISNAQA, via the coding sequence ATGGCTAGCAACGAAGAAATCCTGGCCGGCCTCGCCGAGATCGTCAACGAAGAGACCGGCCTGGCCCCCGAGGCCGTCGAGCTGGATAAGTCCTTCACCGATGACCTGGACATCGACTCCATTTCCATGATGACCATCGTGGTCAACGCTGAAGAGAAGTTCGGCGTGCGCATCCCTGACGAAGAGGTCAAGAACCTGAAGACCGTCGGCGACGCCGTGGACTTCATCTCCAACGCCCAGGCCTAA
- a CDS encoding tyrosine recombinase XerC — protein MRTKGTADTVPWPAEFRSALEGFCRYLTSERGRSEHTVRAYESDVTQLLDFALGSGIVALKDLDLSVLRGWLGELSSSGQARSTLARRAATARSFANWALREELISENPALRLRAPKKEKTLPGVLRSGQVEELFKTMQAAAAEGEPVALRDRAMVELLYATGVRVGELSGLDIDDLDPDRRTLRVLGKGNKERTVPYGLPAALAVDDWLRRGRPALAVPESGPALFLGKRGRRVDQRQVRGVVAELLEALPDTSATGPHALRHSAATHLLDGGADLRAVQEILGHSSLATTQLYTHVSVDRLRQSYSQAHPRA, from the coding sequence GTGAGAACCAAGGGAACCGCAGACACCGTGCCGTGGCCGGCAGAATTCCGGTCAGCGCTTGAGGGCTTCTGCCGGTACCTGACGTCGGAACGGGGGCGGTCCGAACACACGGTCCGGGCCTATGAATCGGACGTCACCCAGCTTCTGGACTTCGCGCTGGGGTCAGGGATTGTTGCGCTCAAGGATTTGGACCTGAGTGTTCTGCGTGGGTGGCTGGGGGAACTGAGCAGCAGCGGCCAGGCACGTTCCACCCTGGCCCGGCGGGCAGCCACGGCCCGCAGCTTTGCCAACTGGGCGCTGCGCGAAGAACTGATCAGCGAGAATCCTGCGCTGCGGCTTCGGGCGCCAAAGAAGGAAAAAACCCTTCCCGGTGTGCTGCGGAGCGGCCAGGTGGAGGAACTGTTCAAGACCATGCAGGCAGCGGCTGCCGAAGGGGAGCCTGTTGCCCTCAGGGACCGGGCCATGGTGGAACTGCTCTACGCCACCGGAGTCCGTGTGGGAGAGCTGTCCGGCCTGGACATCGATGACCTGGACCCCGATCGCAGGACACTGCGGGTCCTGGGCAAAGGCAACAAGGAGCGCACGGTGCCCTACGGTTTGCCGGCTGCCCTTGCCGTGGACGATTGGCTGCGCCGGGGACGCCCGGCACTGGCCGTTCCCGAAAGCGGTCCGGCCTTGTTCCTCGGGAAGCGCGGACGCCGGGTGGACCAGCGGCAGGTCCGCGGCGTCGTCGCCGAACTGCTGGAGGCCCTGCCGGACACCTCCGCCACGGGTCCGCATGCACTGCGCCACTCGGCGGCCACACATCTCCTGGACGGTGGCGCGGACCTGCGCGCAGTGCAGGAAATCCTGGGCCATTCCTCGCTGGCAACCACACAGCTGTACACGCATGTCTCCGTGGACCGGCTGCGGCAAAGCTACAGCCAGGCACATCCGCGGGCCTAG